The following are from one region of the Tenacibaculum dicentrarchi genome:
- a CDS encoding DUF6428 family protein — protein sequence MKLSEIKNHLSSLKTIAFQLPNGELVPNHFHVTEVGKITKNFIDCGGTVRNEEVVNFQLWKADDYDHRLHPEKLINIIELSEKLLNITDLDIEVEYQGSTIGKYGLDFDGTNFLLTTTLTDCLAKDKCGIPEKPKVKITEIKQQTSCAPNSGCC from the coding sequence ATGAAATTATCAGAAATTAAAAATCATTTATCATCATTAAAAACAATTGCTTTTCAATTACCAAATGGAGAACTTGTACCAAATCATTTTCACGTAACAGAAGTTGGAAAAATCACCAAAAACTTTATTGATTGTGGCGGAACAGTAAGAAATGAAGAAGTTGTAAACTTTCAATTATGGAAAGCTGATGATTATGACCACAGATTACATCCTGAAAAATTAATCAATATTATTGAACTTTCTGAAAAGCTATTAAATATTACTGATTTAGATATTGAAGTAGAATATCAAGGAAGTACTATTGGAAAATATGGATTGGATTTTGATGGAACTAACTTTTTATTAACAACCACATTAACCGATTGCTTAGCAAAAGATAAATGTGGAATTCCTGAAAAACCAAAAGTAAAAATAACAGAAATTAAACAACAAACAAGTTGTGCACCTAATTCGGGATGTTGTTAA
- a CDS encoding methylated-DNA--[protein]-cysteine S-methyltransferase: MSNLQTTYYKTPIGIAKIMGNTNGIQAIFWVDKITETPTKTTDCLHNCVVQLSEYFAGIRTTFDLKLNPQGTDFQQKVWAELLNIPFGKSTTYLQQSKQLANPKAIRAVASANGKNPISIIIPCHRVIGSDGSLTGYAGGLWRKKWLLEHESDCKQQSLF, encoded by the coding sequence GTGTCTAATTTACAAACCACCTATTACAAAACTCCCATAGGAATTGCAAAAATTATGGGAAATACAAACGGAATTCAGGCTATTTTTTGGGTAGATAAAATTACAGAAACCCCCACAAAAACGACTGACTGTTTGCACAATTGTGTGGTGCAATTATCCGAATATTTTGCAGGAATACGAACAACTTTCGATTTAAAATTAAATCCGCAAGGAACAGATTTTCAACAAAAAGTTTGGGCAGAATTATTAAATATTCCATTCGGAAAAAGCACAACTTATTTACAGCAATCAAAACAATTAGCAAACCCGAAAGCCATACGAGCCGTTGCATCGGCAAATGGTAAAAACCCCATTTCGATTATAATTCCTTGTCATCGAGTTATCGGTTCAGACGGTTCGTTAACAGGATATGCTGGCGGTTTATGGCGTAAAAAATGGCTTCTAGAACATGAAAGTGATTGTAAACAGCAAAGTTTATTTTAA
- a CDS encoding retropepsin-like aspartic protease — MASLKKILKKKKYSKIKLRKKETHHLELTAKINGIKGTFILDTGASNSCVGLDLVNRFKLVSQESEVKAAGAGAIDMETRVSENNVLKIGNWKTTKSSLVLFDLVHVNTALTQHDATEVDGIIGADILESGKALIDYDKGILYLKKINEKKLKKLAEKAAKKQGKIARKIARKNEGNLSKVPF; from the coding sequence ATGGCAAGTTTGAAGAAAATATTAAAGAAAAAGAAGTATTCTAAAATAAAACTCCGCAAAAAGGAAACACATCACTTAGAATTAACTGCAAAAATAAACGGCATAAAAGGAACATTTATTTTAGATACAGGTGCTTCAAACTCATGTGTTGGTTTAGATTTGGTGAATCGTTTTAAATTGGTATCGCAAGAAAGCGAAGTAAAAGCAGCAGGGGCAGGGGCTATTGATATGGAAACTCGAGTGTCAGAAAATAATGTATTGAAAATAGGGAATTGGAAAACCACAAAATCTAGCTTGGTTTTGTTTGATTTGGTACACGTAAATACGGCGTTAACTCAGCACGATGCTACAGAGGTTGATGGTATTATCGGCGCTGATATTTTAGAGAGTGGCAAGGCTTTGATTGATTATGATAAAGGTATTTTGTATTTAAAGAAAATCAATGAAAAGAAGCTTAAAAAGCTAGCTGAAAAAGCGGCGAAAAAACAAGGTAAAATAGCCCGAAAAATAGCCCGTAAAAATGAAGGTAATTTATCAAAAGTGCCTTTTTAA
- a CDS encoding TatD family hydrolase, with protein MITDTHTHLYSEEFDQDRTDMIQRAKDAGVSRFFIPAIDSSSTERMFDLEKNFPNDVFLMMGLHPTYVKENYKEELAHVKKWINKRPFYAIGEIGIDLYWDKTFVTQQQEAFRTQIQWAKEKKLPIVIHCRDAFDEVFEVLEAEKGADLFGIFHCFTGTLEQAKLAISYNMKLGIGGVATFKKGKIDKFLNEIDIKDIVLETDSPYLAPTPYRGKRNESAYLTNVVDKLVDIYGLTFDEISAITTQNSKNIFSV; from the coding sequence ATGATTACCGATACACACACCCATTTATATTCCGAAGAATTTGACCAAGACAGAACCGACATGATACAGCGTGCAAAAGATGCGGGCGTTTCTCGTTTTTTTATTCCTGCCATCGACAGTTCATCCACAGAAAGAATGTTCGATTTAGAAAAAAATTTTCCGAACGATGTTTTTTTAATGATGGGTTTACATCCAACCTATGTCAAAGAAAACTATAAAGAAGAACTTGCACACGTAAAAAAATGGATTAACAAACGTCCTTTTTATGCCATCGGTGAAATCGGGATTGATTTATATTGGGATAAAACCTTTGTAACCCAACAACAAGAAGCTTTTAGAACACAAATTCAGTGGGCAAAAGAAAAAAAGTTACCCATTGTAATTCATTGCCGAGATGCTTTTGATGAAGTTTTTGAAGTATTAGAAGCCGAAAAAGGTGCTGATTTATTCGGGATTTTTCATTGTTTCACAGGAACTTTAGAGCAGGCAAAACTAGCAATTTCATATAATATGAAATTAGGAATTGGCGGAGTTGCCACTTTTAAAAAGGGTAAAATCGATAAGTTTTTAAATGAAATCGATATAAAAGATATTGTTTTAGAAACCGATTCGCCTTATTTAGCACCAACACCTTACCGAGGAAAACGCAACGAAAGCGCTTATTTAACCAACGTTGTTGATAAATTAGTTGATATTTACGGGCTAACTTTTGATGAAATTTCAGCAATTACCACACAAAATTCTAAAAATATTTTTAGTGTCTAA
- the rsmG gene encoding 16S rRNA (guanine(527)-N(7))-methyltransferase RsmG produces the protein MELIKKYFTDLTETQLEQFSKLQALYEDWNLKINVVSRKDIDELYLRHVLHSLGIAKVMQFKPGSKVMDVGTGGGFPGIPLAILFPETQFHLVDSIGKKIKVVNEVVEGLGLQNVKTTNGRVEEVKDTYDFIVSRAVAQMETFVGWTKGKIAKKQNHDLKNGILYLKGGDLSEELEKYTSATIYDLPDFFEEDFYETKKVVHLGMKFKS, from the coding sequence ATGGAACTTATAAAAAAATATTTTACCGATTTAACAGAAACACAGTTAGAACAGTTTTCTAAATTACAAGCTTTGTATGAAGATTGGAACTTAAAAATTAACGTTGTTTCTCGTAAAGATATTGATGAATTATACTTGCGTCATGTTTTACATTCATTAGGTATAGCTAAAGTTATGCAATTTAAACCAGGTTCTAAGGTTATGGATGTTGGTACAGGAGGTGGTTTTCCAGGGATTCCATTAGCTATTTTATTTCCTGAAACTCAGTTTCATTTAGTTGATTCTATTGGAAAAAAAATTAAAGTAGTGAACGAAGTTGTAGAAGGTTTAGGTTTACAAAACGTAAAAACTACCAACGGACGTGTAGAAGAAGTAAAAGATACTTACGATTTTATTGTAAGTAGAGCAGTGGCACAAATGGAAACTTTTGTTGGTTGGACAAAAGGAAAAATTGCTAAAAAACAAAATCACGATTTAAAAAACGGAATCTTATATTTAAAAGGTGGTGATTTATCGGAAGAATTAGAAAAATACACCTCAGCAACGATTTATGATTTACCAGATTTCTTTGAAGAAGATTTCTACGAAACTAAAAAAGTAGTGCATTTAGGGATGAAATTTAAGTCGTAA
- a CDS encoding pyridoxal phosphate-dependent aminotransferase produces the protein MSNALSNRINSLPISQTLAMAAKARELKAAGKDIISLSLGEPDFNTPDFIKDAAIEAINQDYNSYTPVDGYVELKEAICTKFKRDNNLSYAPNQIVVSTGAKQSIANIAQVLLNPGDEVLLPAPYWVSYSAIATLCEAKFVEIPSSIDTDFKITPAQLEAAITPKTKMIFFNSPNNPSGSIYTEAEYRALAKVLENHPNIYILSDEIYEHINYGTKHFSFAAIENMYDRTITVNGLAKAFAMTGWRIGFIGAPQWIAKACTKMQGQITSGTNCIAQRAAITAVLAEPTKIKYMVDEFKTRRDLVLSLFAEIEGFKLNIPEGAFYVFPDVSSFFGKTIKGHEIKNASDFSMLLLEEANVATVTGEAFGAPACIRMSYAASELQLREAVRRIKEVLS, from the coding sequence ATGTCAAACGCATTATCAAACAGAATTAACAGTTTACCAATATCTCAAACTTTGGCGATGGCTGCTAAAGCAAGAGAATTAAAAGCCGCAGGTAAAGATATTATCAGTTTAAGCTTAGGAGAGCCTGACTTTAATACGCCCGATTTTATTAAAGATGCCGCCATCGAAGCAATTAATCAAGATTATAATTCATACACACCTGTTGATGGTTATGTAGAGTTAAAAGAAGCTATTTGTACAAAATTTAAGCGTGATAATAATTTAAGTTATGCGCCAAACCAGATTGTCGTTTCAACAGGAGCAAAACAATCGATTGCAAATATTGCACAGGTGTTATTAAACCCAGGCGATGAGGTTTTATTACCAGCGCCTTATTGGGTAAGTTACTCAGCAATTGCTACTTTATGTGAAGCTAAATTTGTTGAAATTCCTTCTTCTATTGATACTGATTTTAAAATTACTCCAGCACAATTAGAAGCAGCAATTACGCCTAAAACAAAAATGATTTTCTTTAACTCGCCAAATAACCCAAGTGGAAGTATTTATACCGAGGCAGAATATAGAGCATTGGCGAAAGTATTAGAAAATCACCCAAATATTTATATTTTATCGGACGAAATTTACGAACATATTAACTATGGAACAAAACATTTTAGTTTTGCAGCTATCGAAAATATGTACGACCGTACCATTACCGTAAACGGATTAGCAAAAGCTTTTGCTATGACAGGTTGGAGAATTGGTTTTATCGGTGCGCCACAATGGATTGCTAAAGCGTGTACTAAAATGCAAGGACAAATTACTTCAGGAACAAACTGTATTGCACAACGAGCGGCAATTACCGCTGTTTTAGCTGAACCAACTAAAATTAAATATATGGTAGATGAATTTAAAACTCGTAGAGATTTAGTTTTAAGTTTATTTGCAGAAATTGAAGGATTTAAATTAAATATTCCTGAAGGAGCATTTTATGTTTTTCCTGACGTATCTTCTTTCTTCGGAAAAACAATTAAAGGACATGAAATTAAAAATGCAAGTGATTTTTCTATGTTATTATTAGAAGAAGCAAATGTAGCAACCGTAACTGGTGAAGCTTTTGGTGCACCTGCTTGTATTCGTATGTCGTATGCGGCTTCGGAATTACAATTACGTGAAGCAGTTAGAAGAATTAAAGAAGTATTAAGTTAA
- a CDS encoding fatty acid desaturase family protein: protein MKTINFSRTNNVKFFRTLNKKVNTYFKENNIKRTGNWKLYSKAIIMFATFLIPFVLILTVTMPESTMLLLTVITGIGMAGVGMNVMHDANHDSFSSKNWLNKLMGSSIYILAGNVYNWKVQHNVLHHTFTNIKGHDEDIDAGRIIRFSKHSKWLPVHQFQKFYSIFLYGLLTINWAITTDIKQMSSYLKRKLSYGKFPNPKVEWTKLVISKIVYYSLWIALPLLVLNIVWWKVLLGFFVMHYTAGMILSVVFQLAHVVPKTEMPLPDKDGNLEHTWAVHQLYTTSNFAPTNWLVNFYTGGLNHQVEHHIFPHISHVHYNKIAKIVKETAQEFDLPYNEYKTMTRAFIEHFKQLGSLGEKPHAA from the coding sequence ATGAAGACTATAAACTTCTCACGAACAAACAATGTAAAGTTCTTTCGAACGCTAAATAAAAAGGTAAATACCTACTTTAAAGAAAATAATATCAAGCGTACGGGGAACTGGAAATTGTATAGCAAAGCAATTATTATGTTTGCTACTTTTTTAATTCCTTTTGTATTAATATTAACAGTAACAATGCCTGAGTCAACAATGCTTTTACTTACCGTTATTACAGGAATTGGTATGGCAGGTGTTGGTATGAACGTAATGCACGATGCAAACCACGATTCTTTTTCAAGCAAAAATTGGCTGAATAAATTAATGGGAAGCAGTATTTATATTTTAGCAGGAAACGTATATAACTGGAAAGTACAACACAATGTATTACACCATACTTTTACCAATATTAAAGGACATGATGAAGATATTGACGCTGGTAGAATTATCCGTTTTTCGAAGCATTCAAAATGGTTACCTGTGCATCAATTTCAAAAATTTTATTCAATATTTTTATACGGGTTATTAACTATTAACTGGGCTATTACTACCGATATAAAACAAATGAGTAGTTATTTAAAACGTAAGTTATCGTATGGTAAATTTCCTAATCCGAAGGTAGAATGGACAAAATTAGTAATTTCTAAAATTGTTTATTATTCATTATGGATTGCATTGCCATTATTGGTTTTAAACATTGTTTGGTGGAAAGTTTTACTAGGTTTTTTTGTAATGCACTATACTGCAGGGATGATTTTAAGCGTTGTTTTTCAATTGGCACACGTAGTTCCAAAAACAGAAATGCCATTACCCGATAAAGATGGAAATTTAGAACACACCTGGGCAGTTCATCAATTATATACCACCTCTAATTTTGCACCTACAAACTGGTTGGTTAATTTTTATACTGGTGGATTAAATCATCAGGTAGAACACCATATTTTTCCGCATATTTCGCATGTTCATTATAATAAAATAGCAAAAATAGTCAAGGAAACTGCCCAAGAATTTGACTTGCCATACAACGAATACAAAACAATGACAAGAGCTTTTATTGAGCACTTTAAACAATTAGGAAGTTTGGGTGAAAAACCTCATGCAGCTTAA